In Bradyrhizobium guangdongense, the sequence CGTGCAAAATTGTTTACATCGCCAGTTAATTCGAAGACGAGCAGACGTTCTGGGGCCATACCTTGAGGGTCGGCGCGCAGCTGCAGCGGATCGCGGTTCTGATCAAACGCATCCTGTAGCCGTTGGAATTGACGTGCCGTGTCGCTGTCCCGCTGTTGCTTCAGCGTGAATTGCCGTGGTGACATGAATCTCGACTTGCCACCTTGCCGTTTATCAGGCTCGGGTTCGTCTAACCTTAGAAGCGGGCGTTCTGGAATTTGTGCCATCAGTATCCGGCTTTAATCGTGAGCTCCACAATTCCAACTCACTGGCAATGACTTGCTTAAATGATTCGCTGCCTTGCGCGAGTATATGGCGCCTGCGCACGTTTTGATAGAAGTCTAAAATCTCGGAATAGCTCGTAGGCTTCAATTTTTCAGCAATCAGCTTTGGAGAGAGGTCACGTCCCTCAGGTGCCGAAGCAAGGCATCGCTGTAGGAGCCGAGTCGACCGCGACAGGTCTGGTGCAGGCATATCAATGCGAAGCTGGAAGCGTCGCCATACGGCTCGATCTAGCAGTTCGGCATGATTGGTTGCCGCTACCGTAATGACGTAGCTTGGAAGTTGGTCAATCTGCATCAGAAGAAAGGAGACAACTCGCTTAATCTCTCCAGTCTCGTGGACGTCTCCGCGCTCTTTACCGATGGCGTCAAACTCATCGAAAAGCAAAACACATGGCGTCGTTCTTACATAGTCGAAGAGCCGAGAAAGTCTGGCGTTAGTCTCGCCGAGGTAAGCTCCT encodes:
- a CDS encoding AAA family ATPase, coding for MARSDLLVSLVRAGAAGDRSSVTSTVEAIVAEERARSHHILADRLQRALQSVPVATSNQMARPQSSGRDFIVERTPRLSLGDLILSLPAERLTQQLIEEQNRADLLRAQGWQPRHRILLAGPPGNGKSSLAEAIAEAVALPLLTVRYDALVGAYLGETNARLSRLFDYVRTTPCVLLFDEFDAIGKERGDVHETGEIKRVVSFLLMQIDQLPSYVITVAATNHAELLDRAVWRRFQLRIDMPAPDLSRSTRLLQRCLASAPEGRDLSPKLIAEKLKPTSYSEILDFYQNVRRRHILAQGSESFKQVIASELELWSSRLKPDTDGTNSRTPASKVRRTRA